One stretch of Thalassovita sp. DNA includes these proteins:
- a CDS encoding SDR family NAD(P)-dependent oxidoreductase — MTKTILITGSTDGIGLLTAKLLAAEGHQILLHGRSADKLRAAAAEVGGDRETYQADLSSLVATRDLASAIRAKHQKIDVLINNAGVYKVPNAILPNGQDMRFVVNTLAPYLLSQELLDLIPADGRILNLSSAAQARVDIAALRGDRQLDPMGAYAQSKLALTIWSAELAKTLPNGPAVISVNPGSLLASKMVKEGFGVAGSDLRIGADILCRLALDPDHAGDSGKYWDNDAGRFAAPDAAAADPRQVSDVMAAIQALI; from the coding sequence ATGACAAAAACCATCCTGATCACCGGCTCCACCGATGGGATCGGCCTCTTGACCGCCAAGCTGCTGGCCGCCGAGGGTCACCAGATCCTGCTGCACGGGCGCAGCGCCGACAAACTGCGTGCCGCCGCGGCTGAGGTTGGTGGCGATCGCGAAACCTATCAGGCTGATCTGTCGTCACTGGTGGCGACGCGGGACCTGGCGTCAGCGATCCGCGCCAAACACCAGAAGATCGATGTGTTGATCAACAATGCCGGTGTCTACAAGGTGCCCAATGCCATCCTACCCAACGGTCAGGACATGCGTTTTGTGGTCAACACACTGGCGCCCTATCTGCTGAGCCAAGAGCTGCTGGACCTGATCCCGGCGGATGGCCGGATCCTCAACCTGTCCTCCGCGGCGCAGGCCCGGGTGGATATCGCGGCCCTGCGGGGCGACCGGCAGCTTGATCCAATGGGCGCCTATGCGCAAAGCAAACTGGCCCTGACCATCTGGTCAGCGGAACTGGCCAAAACCCTGCCAAATGGCCCCGCAGTGATTTCCGTGAACCCCGGTTCCCTGCTGGCCAGCAAAATGGTCAAAGAAGGCTTCGGCGTTGCTGGCAGCGATCTGAGGATCGGCGCCGATATCCTCTGCCGTTTGGCGCTGGATCCGGATCATGCCGGGGACAGTGGCAAATACTGGGACAATGACGCCGGCCGCTTCGCCGCACCCGATGCCGCAGCCGCAGACCCGCGCCAGGTGTCTGATGTGATGGCGGCCATACAGGCGCTGATCTGA
- a CDS encoding efflux RND transporter permease subunit yields MTRAALKRGLTDLFLARPILAIVINLLIAIAGIAAFQAVEVREMPDVDQPVLSVTVRWDGAAPETVDTEVTSVIEDALAQLDGLKAISGSSSYGSSRLTIDLNEGTDIDTAANEVREILASTARQLPEGIDDPAVSKQDADAEPILRLALIGDAPLQDMTDLAEGLLSDRLSAISGVAEVEVAGGQENEFRVEVFLAALSGRGLQLNDVQAALQTLRIDTALGDLDSASQSVLLRAVNPGITVESLSDLRIDADTRIGDVALVQFGAKEAEVYARVDGQSSVGINVVRQSLGNTLTISQAVRAEVAALEDDLPPDMRLVIVSDDGDFIEKSIEEVTLTIIMAVAIVIAVIFVFLGSWRAVLIPTVTIPLSLTGAIAAIWLAGFSINTITLLALVLATGMVVDDAIVVVENIVRKRRQGLGPRAAAASGTNEVFFAVISTTATLAAVFIPISFLPGQAGGIFAEFGFVLAFCVTLSSLVALTLAPVMAGFLDPGRGAEETGEQPTGAITRGYLNSVETMFKAPLIVIAVALGFAIIAFGVFSQLTTALTPEEDRGSFFIRATAPAGASVTFTDEQVTKVEAILQPYIDDGEIAALLALVGAGGSNAAAVIARLSDWDLRERSQQVILAEINRQLFTIPGINVFAAPPISLGIRGAGNGLQMALLGDDYDQLADQGDALVAAMLGDDSFTNPTLAYDATLPLLSVETDREMATQLGLSPAAIATTINTLTEGITAAEVFVDGTETDIRMLPGGRPIQDPSDIENVWMQTAGGSFVPLSSVVTLTATSTASTLSREQGSRAVSLQANLGEGISLGAAVLRAEEIARGVLSDDVRLVFTGEAASLEESQAGTALVFGVALLIVLLVLAAQFESFASAVIIMLTVPFGLGAAVMAIWISGGTLNYYSQIGLVILIGIMAKNGILIVEFANQLREQGQDIDTAIRNALRLRLQPVAMTAVSTVVGGLPLILSTGAGAEARQALGWVIVGGLGFATVFTLFLTPVFYRLIAPWGGAPGRAAHLLEDEQTVAEATG; encoded by the coding sequence ATGACACGCGCAGCCTTGAAACGCGGCCTGACCGATCTGTTCCTCGCCCGGCCCATTCTGGCCATTGTCATCAACCTGCTGATCGCAATCGCCGGCATTGCTGCCTTCCAAGCGGTTGAAGTGCGTGAAATGCCCGATGTGGATCAGCCCGTGCTGTCGGTCACTGTGCGCTGGGACGGGGCCGCGCCGGAAACGGTGGACACCGAAGTCACCTCGGTCATCGAAGATGCGCTGGCCCAACTGGATGGGTTGAAGGCCATTTCGGGATCCTCCAGCTATGGCAGCAGCCGCCTGACCATCGACCTGAACGAAGGCACAGATATTGATACCGCCGCCAATGAGGTGCGCGAGATCCTTGCCAGCACGGCGCGGCAACTGCCCGAGGGGATCGATGATCCTGCGGTCTCTAAGCAGGATGCAGATGCCGAACCGATCCTGCGTCTGGCGCTGATCGGCGATGCCCCGCTGCAAGACATGACGGATCTGGCCGAGGGCCTGCTGAGCGATCGCCTGTCGGCAATCTCAGGTGTGGCAGAAGTTGAGGTTGCTGGTGGTCAGGAAAATGAGTTTCGGGTTGAGGTCTTTCTGGCCGCCTTGTCAGGCCGGGGCTTGCAACTGAATGACGTGCAGGCCGCGCTGCAGACCCTGCGGATCGACACAGCCCTTGGTGATCTGGACAGTGCCAGCCAATCGGTGCTGCTGCGCGCGGTGAACCCCGGCATCACGGTCGAGAGCCTGTCAGATCTGCGCATAGACGCCGACACCCGCATTGGCGACGTCGCCTTGGTGCAGTTCGGCGCAAAAGAGGCAGAAGTCTATGCCCGGGTCGACGGTCAAAGTTCCGTTGGCATCAATGTTGTGCGCCAATCGCTTGGCAACACATTGACAATCTCGCAGGCGGTGCGCGCGGAAGTGGCCGCGCTGGAAGATGACCTGCCGCCGGACATGAGGCTCGTCATCGTGTCCGATGACGGAGATTTTATTGAAAAATCGATTGAAGAGGTCACCCTGACCATCATCATGGCCGTTGCCATCGTGATCGCAGTGATCTTTGTCTTTCTGGGATCCTGGCGCGCGGTTTTGATCCCAACCGTGACCATTCCCCTGTCCCTGACCGGAGCGATTGCTGCCATCTGGCTGGCGGGGTTTTCCATTAACACCATCACCCTGCTGGCGCTAGTGCTGGCCACGGGCATGGTTGTGGATGACGCCATTGTGGTGGTCGAAAACATTGTGCGCAAACGCCGTCAGGGGTTGGGCCCGCGCGCGGCGGCGGCCAGCGGCACAAATGAGGTGTTCTTTGCCGTGATCTCAACCACCGCCACGCTGGCGGCTGTGTTCATTCCAATCTCCTTCCTGCCCGGTCAGGCGGGGGGCATCTTTGCTGAATTCGGCTTTGTGCTGGCCTTCTGTGTCACCCTCTCCTCACTGGTGGCGCTGACACTTGCGCCGGTGATGGCTGGGTTTCTGGATCCCGGCCGTGGCGCAGAGGAAACCGGCGAACAGCCCACGGGTGCCATCACCCGGGGCTACCTGAACAGTGTGGAAACCATGTTCAAAGCCCCGTTGATTGTCATTGCCGTGGCGCTTGGCTTTGCCATCATCGCCTTCGGTGTCTTTTCGCAGCTCACCACCGCCCTGACCCCGGAGGAGGATCGCGGCAGTTTCTTTATCCGCGCCACAGCACCGGCGGGGGCCTCTGTCACATTTACAGACGAACAGGTCACCAAGGTCGAAGCGATCCTGCAGCCCTATATCGACGACGGTGAAATCGCTGCATTGCTGGCACTGGTCGGGGCTGGCGGATCCAACGCGGCTGCGGTCATTGCGCGGCTCAGTGACTGGGATCTACGCGAGCGCAGCCAACAGGTGATCCTGGCGGAGATCAACCGCCAACTGTTCACGATCCCCGGCATCAATGTCTTTGCCGCTCCGCCAATTTCGCTGGGCATTCGCGGCGCCGGCAATGGGCTGCAGATGGCGCTGTTGGGCGATGACTATGACCAACTGGCCGATCAGGGCGACGCCTTGGTCGCCGCCATGCTGGGCGATGACAGTTTCACCAATCCCACGCTGGCCTATGACGCCACCCTGCCGCTGCTGTCGGTCGAAACCGACCGTGAGATGGCAACTCAGCTGGGACTGTCCCCTGCCGCCATTGCCACCACGATCAACACGCTGACCGAAGGCATCACCGCCGCTGAGGTCTTCGTGGATGGCACAGAAACCGACATTCGCATGCTGCCCGGTGGGCGGCCCATTCAGGACCCTTCCGACATTGAAAACGTCTGGATGCAGACGGCGGGCGGATCCTTTGTGCCGCTGTCGTCGGTGGTCACCCTGACCGCGACCTCTACTGCCTCAACCCTGTCGCGCGAACAGGGATCGCGGGCGGTCAGCCTGCAGGCCAACCTTGGCGAAGGTATCAGCCTGGGCGCTGCCGTCCTGCGCGCCGAAGAAATTGCGCGTGGTGTCCTGTCTGACGATGTGCGTCTGGTCTTCACGGGCGAAGCCGCCTCGCTAGAGGAAAGCCAGGCCGGAACCGCATTGGTCTTTGGCGTTGCGCTGCTGATTGTGCTGCTGGTCTTGGCCGCACAATTCGAAAGCTTCGCCTCTGCCGTGATCATCATGTTGACGGTCCCGTTTGGGCTGGGCGCTGCGGTGATGGCGATCTGGATCAGCGGCGGCACGCTGAATTACTACAGCCAAATCGGCCTGGTGATCCTGATCGGCATCATGGCCAAAAATGGCATCCTGATTGTCGAATTTGCCAATCAGCTGCGCGAGCAGGGCCAAGACATAGATACGGCCATTCGCAATGCCTTGCGTCTGCGCCTGCAACCGGTCGCCATGACCGCCGTCTCAACCGTTGTTGGGGGATTGCCGTTGATCCTGTCCACCGGCGCGGGGGCCGAGGCCCGTCAGGCCTTGGGTTGGGTCATCGTCGGGGGCCTGGGCTTTGCCACTGTCTTCACCTTGTTTCTGACGCCCGTCTTCTATCGGCTGATCGCCCCTTGGGGCGGCGCACCGGGGCGGGCTGCCCACCTTCTGGAGGATGAACAAACCGTCGCAGAAGCAACGGGTTAG
- a CDS encoding DUF1330 domain-containing protein: MAYYSVLAVTPKSEDWIPDYLEASIPLVTKHGGTYLARTPNHKQVEGSDQPAALRIILEWPSEEAAMNFMQDPDYKQHLEARTAGSDSVHFVIEGKDAFA; the protein is encoded by the coding sequence ATGGCCTATTACTCTGTCCTCGCCGTGACCCCGAAATCCGAAGATTGGATCCCCGATTATCTGGAGGCCTCAATCCCTCTGGTCACCAAACATGGCGGCACATATCTGGCACGGACCCCGAACCACAAACAGGTCGAAGGCAGCGATCAGCCCGCCGCTCTGCGCATCATTCTGGAATGGCCGTCGGAAGAGGCTGCGATGAATTTCATGCAGGACCCTGACTATAAACAACATCTGGAGGCCCGCACCGCAGGGTCCGACAGCGTGCACTTCGTGATCGAAGGCAAAGACGCCTTCGCCTGA
- a CDS encoding efflux RND transporter periplasmic adaptor subunit, giving the protein MNRFISLLIACVIVGGAWIWTFGPPLGGDTATSDPTTLSTAGPGRPGGMGATLVTLAEVTQDPYVETFRSIGTAKARASVNVNVTSEVSGRVTAVHFTDTAEVAAGDTLVSLNPQVEEIALSTARANLAEAQSTLDRLSQLQRSGSAAVTAVSVTEAETQVAIASANLARAEYDLSQKTIQSPISGVLGLSDIEVGAYLTANSPVVRIIDQSQLRIEFGLPDRASSFVQLGQVARLVTTSLPGQIFEAEVTGFDGLIDSTTQTIKVRATIDNPEGKLLPGMIFSVSIAQPNEALPKLPAAALTWTRDGASVWRVDGGSDGTMVTRVPITLRHRANDMVWVEADLPAGSKVVVEGVQKLREGGQVTTADQAMARRPAAEGSN; this is encoded by the coding sequence GTGAACAGATTTATTTCACTGCTGATCGCTTGTGTCATTGTTGGCGGCGCCTGGATCTGGACCTTTGGCCCTCCGCTCGGCGGGGACACCGCCACCAGCGATCCAACCACACTGTCAACAGCAGGACCGGGGCGCCCAGGCGGCATGGGGGCAACGCTGGTCACCTTGGCTGAGGTCACCCAGGACCCCTATGTGGAAACCTTCCGCTCCATCGGGACGGCCAAGGCCCGTGCCAGTGTCAATGTCAATGTCACCAGCGAAGTCTCGGGCCGGGTGACCGCGGTGCATTTCACCGATACGGCAGAAGTGGCCGCAGGCGATACGCTGGTCTCGCTCAATCCGCAGGTCGAGGAGATTGCCCTCAGCACCGCCCGCGCCAATCTTGCCGAGGCGCAATCCACCCTTGACCGGCTGAGCCAACTGCAACGCAGCGGTTCTGCTGCGGTCACCGCGGTCTCGGTCACAGAGGCGGAAACACAGGTTGCGATTGCCAGCGCCAATCTGGCCCGCGCCGAATATGATCTGTCACAGAAAACCATTCAGTCCCCGATCAGCGGGGTGCTTGGTCTCAGTGATATTGAGGTCGGCGCCTATCTGACAGCCAACAGTCCGGTGGTCCGCATCATCGATCAAAGCCAGCTGCGTATCGAATTTGGCCTGCCGGACCGCGCCTCCAGCTTTGTGCAGCTTGGGCAGGTCGCCCGCCTTGTCACCACCTCGCTGCCCGGTCAGATCTTTGAGGCGGAGGTCACCGGATTTGACGGTCTGATCGACAGCACCACACAGACGATCAAAGTGCGCGCCACAATTGACAACCCGGAGGGCAAATTGCTGCCGGGGATGATCTTCTCCGTCTCGATCGCGCAGCCCAATGAGGCTCTGCCGAAACTACCTGCCGCTGCCCTGACCTGGACCCGCGATGGCGCCTCAGTCTGGCGCGTCGATGGTGGGTCTGACGGCACTATGGTTACGCGGGTGCCGATCACCCTGCGCCACCGGGCCAATGATATGGTCTGGGTCGAAGCAGACCTGCCTGCAGGCAGCAAGGTTGTGGTGGAAGGGGTGCAAAAACTGCGCGAAGGCGGCCAGGTGACCACCGCAGATCAAGCCATGGCACGCCGCCCGGCTGCGGAGGGATCAAACTGA
- a CDS encoding efflux RND transporter periplasmic adaptor subunit, with the protein MMQHSYLRKVAAGVMTAAALVTTMGTPAMAEAPLPLTCLLVPAQISDIGSDRVGIVRDVTVRRADYVAAGDALLLVDAEVAKSDLEVAQISIGALQERLERSEGLLARSLISQDEIGTLRADLALAKASATRAQMEIDRATIRAPFAGYVAEVDVAVGELIGPDPLLRLIDVTTLHAELVFLAGAYGQVALGDVMEVQVADAQVEATVFAIDPFIEPTSNAFTVMAEIANPDLSLPAGTSCQVVN; encoded by the coding sequence ATGATGCAGCACTCATATTTGCGCAAAGTTGCGGCTGGGGTCATGACGGCGGCTGCACTGGTCACCACCATGGGAACACCTGCAATGGCTGAGGCGCCGCTGCCGCTGACCTGCCTGCTGGTGCCTGCTCAGATCAGTGACATCGGCAGTGACCGGGTTGGCATCGTGCGCGATGTGACCGTGCGGCGCGCCGATTACGTGGCCGCAGGCGATGCGCTGTTGCTGGTGGACGCTGAGGTGGCGAAATCCGATCTGGAGGTGGCCCAGATCAGCATCGGTGCCCTGCAGGAACGGCTGGAACGCAGCGAGGGCCTGTTGGCGCGCAGCCTGATTTCACAGGATGAGATCGGCACCCTGCGCGCAGATCTGGCGCTGGCCAAGGCAAGCGCCACCCGCGCCCAGATGGAAATAGACCGCGCCACCATCCGCGCCCCCTTTGCGGGCTATGTGGCTGAGGTGGATGTGGCCGTGGGCGAATTGATCGGTCCGGACCCGCTGTTGCGGCTGATTGATGTCACCACGCTGCATGCGGAACTGGTGTTTCTGGCCGGGGCCTACGGGCAGGTTGCCCTGGGCGATGTGATGGAGGTGCAGGTCGCCGACGCGCAGGTGGAGGCCACGGTCTTTGCCATCGATCCCTTTATTGAACCCACCTCAAACGCCTTCACTGTGATGGCCGAAATTGCCAATCCAGACCTCAGCCTGCCCGCCGGCACCAGCTGTCAGGTGGTGAACTGA
- a CDS encoding LysR family transcriptional regulator, which produces MDTEALRLFVRAADKRNISAAGRDLGLAPAVASARLAKLERSIGADLLHRSTRKVALSQEGEAFLPYARDIIAREDAARAALGQGQAEVTGTLRFTAPSTFAQLYILPILPQFLADHPGMRLDLHLSDQQVDLIEGSFDLALRNAPLKDSSLRGRRLAPDQRVLCAAPDYLARCGWPETLADLADHDLIAFGRNSPRHLVSRTEGGADEVAMLDPMAENCRLIVDDGLSLKLATLAGAGIAANARWSVHQELRDGRLQQVLPDVQVDEDAALWLLYPRANVLSAKVRVFMDFLLAKIGRAPPWM; this is translated from the coding sequence ATGGACACTGAGGCCCTCAGGCTCTTCGTGCGCGCTGCAGACAAGCGCAATATCAGCGCCGCAGGTCGCGACTTAGGTCTGGCGCCTGCGGTGGCCAGTGCAAGGCTGGCCAAACTGGAGAGGAGCATCGGCGCCGACCTGCTGCATCGCTCCACCCGCAAGGTGGCGCTGTCACAGGAGGGTGAGGCGTTTTTGCCCTATGCCCGTGACATCATCGCCCGTGAAGATGCGGCGCGGGCGGCACTGGGGCAGGGGCAGGCCGAGGTGACCGGCACCCTGCGGTTCACCGCGCCCAGCACCTTTGCACAGCTTTATATTCTGCCGATCCTGCCGCAGTTTCTGGCCGATCACCCGGGAATGCGGCTGGACCTGCATCTCTCGGATCAGCAGGTGGATCTGATCGAAGGCAGCTTTGATCTGGCGCTGCGCAACGCGCCGCTCAAGGACTCCAGCCTCAGGGGGCGCAGGCTGGCACCGGATCAGCGGGTGCTCTGTGCAGCGCCGGACTATCTGGCGCGCTGCGGCTGGCCTGAAACCCTTGCAGATCTGGCGGATCACGATCTGATAGCCTTTGGGCGCAACAGCCCCCGGCATTTGGTGTCGCGCACTGAAGGTGGCGCGGATGAGGTGGCCATGCTGGACCCTATGGCCGAAAATTGCCGGCTGATTGTTGATGACGGGCTGAGCCTGAAACTTGCTACGCTGGCCGGCGCGGGGATCGCAGCCAATGCACGTTGGAGCGTGCATCAGGAGCTGCGAGACGGGCGCCTGCAACAGGTGCTGCCGGATGTGCAGGTGGATGAGGATGCAGCGCTTTGGCTGCTCTATCCCAGGGCCAATGTTCTGTCCGCTAAGGTGCGGGTTTTTATGGATTTTCTGCTGGCCAAGATTGGCCGCGCCCCGCCCTGGATGTGA
- a CDS encoding LLM class oxidoreductase, giving the protein MPDGAPLSPFPQLNRGYATTFQPNRLSLGLVVPLEAYPNSAVPTMERHIERAQLADKLGFSALWLRDVPFNVPSFGDAGQIYDPFVYLGLLSGVTRNIALGVASAILPLRHPAHVAKAAYSADQLSGGRVLLGVASGDRPDEYPALNMSFPDRGERFREAFDYIRALGQTNPIHQGAHGSLNGQLDMLPKPTATRLPLLITGGSQQSPDWVAEHGDGWITYPRSAAQQAQLVADYRARAQRAGAPNKPVMQSLYVDLLAEDSAAPSPIHLGFRSGVSYLKSYLTALQAQGVNHVALNLRFNRRNIDDTMNQLADGLLPDFGRSGD; this is encoded by the coding sequence ATGCCAGACGGCGCGCCCCTCTCCCCCTTCCCGCAGCTCAACCGCGGCTACGCCACCACCTTTCAGCCCAATCGGCTGAGCCTTGGCCTGGTGGTGCCGCTGGAAGCCTATCCAAACAGCGCCGTTCCAACGATGGAGCGCCATATTGAACGCGCGCAGCTGGCCGACAAACTTGGGTTTTCGGCCCTATGGCTGCGCGACGTGCCGTTCAACGTGCCCAGCTTTGGTGACGCCGGGCAGATCTATGATCCCTTTGTCTACCTCGGGCTTCTGTCTGGCGTGACGCGCAACATCGCCCTTGGGGTGGCCAGCGCTATTTTGCCGCTGCGCCATCCGGCCCATGTGGCCAAAGCTGCCTACTCCGCCGACCAACTGTCTGGAGGCCGGGTGCTGCTGGGCGTGGCCTCGGGGGATCGGCCGGATGAATATCCCGCGCTCAATATGTCATTCCCGGACCGTGGAGAACGGTTCCGCGAAGCCTTTGACTATATCCGGGCGCTGGGGCAGACCAATCCGATCCACCAAGGTGCCCATGGCAGCCTGAACGGTCAGCTGGATATGCTGCCCAAACCCACCGCGACGCGGCTGCCGCTGCTGATCACCGGGGGCAGCCAGCAAAGCCCGGATTGGGTGGCGGAACACGGCGATGGCTGGATCACCTATCCCCGCAGCGCGGCACAACAGGCGCAGCTGGTTGCCGATTACCGCGCCCGTGCTCAGCGGGCTGGCGCGCCGAACAAACCGGTGATGCAATCGCTCTATGTCGACCTGCTGGCAGAAGACAGCGCCGCCCCCAGCCCGATCCATCTCGGCTTTCGCTCTGGCGTGAGCTACCTCAAGTCCTATCTGACAGCGCTGCAAGCGCAGGGTGTGAACCACGTGGCCCTGAACCTGCGGTTTAACCGCCGCAACATCGACGACACCATGAACCAACTGGCCGACGGGCTCCTGCCTGATTTTGGCCGCAGCGGAGACTGA
- a CDS encoding BamA/TamA family outer membrane protein, with protein sequence MTIQSFVKALLLTTGVVVLCATGAAAIAQETPSEAEIDPDLADNGPIGRLSARLAYNSDTGGVAALGFSTNRLMGQDQTLEFNLRAEEDGTSASFRYNNDALFGSSPQFGLNVLHAQKDAGDIYDFDSRVTRLEPRLTWQLSPQSRFTAYGILADTDISNVPATTSALIRADEGRVKTTGIGGKYEHQFQPAQGGSLKRARVRFGLEYATSDADNDHIKLTTSAQSIHVLAQGRVVLRSQLRLGTLQSQSGTSSIGDRYMLGQASIRGFEFGGFGPRDLAVDGDPALGGNSYGVAKIDVQFPGAFGEAGRRVTPGLFVDVGSLWKLDDVAGGIAGADPVDDSARMRASIGVSLSIKTGIGPLKIHAAHPIASEDYDRTQTLGLELNATF encoded by the coding sequence ATGACTATTCAAAGCTTTGTCAAAGCCTTGCTTTTGACCACTGGCGTTGTGGTCCTTTGCGCAACAGGCGCTGCGGCCATTGCACAGGAAACCCCCTCTGAGGCTGAAATTGACCCGGATCTGGCCGATAATGGCCCCATTGGTCGGCTGAGCGCCCGCCTGGCCTATAATTCCGATACCGGCGGGGTGGCGGCGCTTGGCTTTTCCACCAACCGGTTGATGGGGCAGGATCAAACGCTGGAGTTTAACCTGCGCGCGGAGGAAGACGGAACCTCCGCCAGTTTCCGCTACAACAACGATGCACTGTTCGGCAGCTCGCCCCAGTTTGGCCTGAACGTGCTGCATGCCCAGAAAGACGCGGGGGACATCTACGATTTCGATTCCCGCGTCACCCGGTTGGAGCCGCGCCTGACCTGGCAGCTGTCACCGCAGAGCCGGTTCACCGCCTATGGCATCCTGGCAGATACCGATATCAGCAATGTGCCCGCCACCACCTCTGCGCTGATCCGCGCAGATGAGGGCCGGGTCAAAACCACCGGGATCGGTGGCAAATACGAACATCAGTTCCAACCCGCGCAGGGCGGCAGCCTGAAACGCGCCCGGGTGCGGTTTGGGCTGGAATATGCCACGTCCGATGCCGACAATGATCACATCAAACTGACCACTTCGGCGCAGTCGATCCATGTGCTGGCACAGGGCCGTGTGGTGCTGCGCAGCCAGCTGCGCCTTGGCACATTGCAAAGCCAGTCGGGCACCAGCAGCATTGGCGATCGCTATATGCTGGGGCAGGCCTCCATCCGGGGGTTTGAGTTCGGCGGCTTCGGCCCCCGCGATCTGGCGGTGGATGGCGATCCGGCGCTTGGCGGTAACAGCTACGGCGTGGCCAAGATTGACGTTCAGTTCCCCGGCGCCTTTGGTGAGGCAGGGCGTCGTGTGACGCCCGGCCTGTTTGTCGATGTCGGTAGCCTGTGGAAACTGGATGACGTGGCCGGTGGTATTGCCGGGGCAGATCCCGTTGATGACAGCGCGCGGATGCGGGCCTCCATCGGGGTGAGCCTGAGCATCAAGACCGGCATTGGGCCGCTGAAAATTCACGCCGCCCATCCGATTGCCTCCGAAGATTATGATCGCACCCAAACCCTGGGGTTGGAGTTGAACGCCACCTTCTAA